In the genome of Clostridiales bacterium, the window AAGTGATTTCTATTTAATGAGAAATCCTTCCCTGTGGCCATTGTTATTAAACAAAAACACCTACCCCATAAATAGTAGAGGTCAGATGTTTTGTTATTAAATAAGTTCTATTTATGTTCTTCAAAGTAATAGCTAAAGATTTCACCTGTATCCTTATTAACAGCAAGTTTTGAAGTAACATCTTCTTCTAAGCTTTGCATTGCAACTATTATATATTCGCCGTCATCATTGTGTAAAACTCCACCAATGTCATATGACAGATCTTCTGAATTCATTTTGTTCATTACTAATCTTAATGCAGATAGATTGTTAATCTTGTTGATACGTTTAGTATTTAATATATGATATGAATTTTTATTATTCACAATTGTATATAAGTTTTCACAATTTCTATCAATAGCAATTAAATTATTATCACATTGCAAGATATAGCAATCTTGTCCATTTAATATAGATTTATCAATTATAACTGGATTGGTGTAAATATTTTTAGCAGTGTTCAACACATTACTTTCTTCCTCAACATTGGTTATATTGGTGAATTTGCGTTTAAACAACAAGGAATTCTCTTGTAGATCAATTGAAATACCAGGCATTCCTCCTGAATAGGAAGTAACAATGTAGCGATTAAAGAAGAAAACGAGGTTATTATTACTCAAATAAAATTGAACTTCAGATATATTGTTTTTTACGCCTTCCTTTACAGTAAAGTCATAATACTTACTTTCATCTATCATTTTTGAGAATCTGTTGATTAGGAAATCCTTGATTTCATCAGTAGATCCATTTAATATCTCATCAATGCGTAGTTTTTTACCTGTATTTATGTCAAAAGTATCACAATACAATTCATATGATGGGTGAGTAGCCCACATTGCACTAACATATGACAATCTTATAACGGATAAAATATTATTAGCATTATATCCGATTGCGTATGAAAGTTGAAAATCGACATTTTCTGCCTTAAAATGCTTTATAACCTCAGGATCCAAATCGT includes:
- a CDS encoding DUF3298 domain-containing protein — encoded protein: MSKKIKNMLFLVGIVCILGKSNAYANKLNLVRTLPSTKSQIDSSYLTLNEDTFIENGRLFVPLRELAEKIGCTVTWNSSTNQIKVTRGFKSVLFALNKNKIFVDNIEKTIDVAPKLINNKTYLPIRYLVESLGDKVEWVPPFNSNYFVEILEQDKSYVNGNWCNIVDLSKTYQEKLDNGAIVNIKVSVPQILNTNDSVAIDKINEYYRKLGRDQFDKFKKLSLDCNDLDPEVIKHFKAENVDFQLSYAIGYNANNILSVIRLSYVSAMWATHPSYELYCDTFDINTGKKLRIDEILNGSTDEIKDFLINRFSKMIDESKYYDFTVKEGVKNNISEVQFYLSNNNLVFFFNRYIVTSYSGGMPGISIDLQENSLLFKRKFTNITNVEEESNVLNTAKNIYTNPVIIDKSILNGQDCYILQCDNNLIAIDRNCENLYTIVNNKNSYHILNTKRINKINNLSALRLVMNKMNSEDLSYDIGGVLHNDDGEYIIVAMQSLEEDVTSKLAVNKDTGEIFSYYFEEHK